In Rosa chinensis cultivar Old Blush chromosome 1, RchiOBHm-V2, whole genome shotgun sequence, a genomic segment contains:
- the LOC112173298 gene encoding citrate synthase, mitochondrial translates to MAFLRSSVSKLRSRLGQQSSLRDSVRWLQTQTSSDLDLHSQLKELIPEQQERLKKLKAEHGKVQLGNITVDMVIGGMRGMTGLLWETSLLDPDEGIRFRGLSIPECQKVLPAAKPGGEPLPEGLLWLLLTGKVPSKEQVDALSSELRSRAKVPDYVFKAIDALPVGAHPMTQFATGVMALQVKSEFSKAYDKGIPKSKYWEPTYEDSLSLIAQVPVVASYVYRRIYKDGKIIPVDDSLDYGANFAHLLGFDDHKMQELMRLYVTIHSDHEGGNVSAHTGHLVASALSDPYLSFAAALNGLAGPLHGLANQEVLLWIKSVVDECGENITTEQLKDYIWKTLNSGKVVPGFGHGVLRKTDPRYTCQREFALKHMPDDPLFQLVSKLYDVVPPILTELGKVKNPWPNVDAHSGVLLNHFGLTEARYFTVLFGVSRSIGIGSQLIWDRALGLPLERPKSVTMESLESYCKKAAS, encoded by the exons ATGGCGTTCTTGCGCAGTAGTGTCTCCAAGCTCCGTTCACGTCTC GGCCAGCAGTCTAGTCTCCGTGATTCCGTCAGATGGCTTCAAACGCAGACCTCCTCCGATCTC GACCTTCATTCTCAGTTGAAGGAATTGATTCCAGAACAACAG GAGCGTCTGAAGAAACTGAAGGCAGAGCATGGAAAAGTGCAATTGGGCAATATCACTGTTGATATG GTGATTGGTGGAATGAGGGGAATGACGGGGTTGCTGTGGGAAACCTCTTTACTTGATCCGGATGAG GGCATTCGCTTTAGGGGTTTGTCAATTCCAGAATGCCAGAAAGTATTACCAGCTGCAAAGCCTGGTGGTGAACCTTTGCCCGAGGGCCTTCTCTGGCTACTTTTAACAGGAAAG GTACCAAGCAAGGAGCAAGTAGATGCATTATCCAGTGAATTGAGGAGTCGTGCCAAAGTTCCAG ATTATGTGTTCAAGGCCATTGATGCTCTGCCTGTTGGAGCACATCCAATGACTCAATTTGCAACTGGTGTTATGGCGCTCCAG GTTAAGAGTGAATTCTCGAAGGCATATGACAAGGGAATACCAAAGTCAAA GTACTGGGAGCCAACTTATGAGGATTCACTTAGTCTGATTGCACAAGTGCCGGTGGTAGCTTCCTATGTGTATCGAAG GATATATAAGGATGGAAAAATAATACCTGTTGATGACTCTCTGGATTATGGTGCAAATTTTGCACATTTGTTAGGATTTGACGATCACAAAATGCAAGAGCTTATGAGGCTTTATGTCACCATCCATAG TGATCATGAAGGCGGGAATGTCAGTGCTCATACCGGCCATTTA GTTGCTAGTGCTCTGTCAGATCCTTATCTTTCATTTGCAGCGGCATTAAATGGTTTAGCTGGTCCACTTCATGGTTTGGCTAATCAG GAAGTTTTGCTTTGGATAAAATCTGTGGTAGATGAATGTGGAGAGAACATAACTACAGAGCAGTTGAAGGACTATATATGGAAAACATTAAACAGTGGGAAG GTTGTTCCTGGTTTTGGCCATGGAGTTTTGCGTAAAACAGATCCACGATATACATGTCAGAGGGAGTTTGCATTGAAGCACATGCCTGATGATCCTCTGTTTCAGCTG GTGTCCAAGCTTTATGATGTTGTGCCTCCCATACTTACCGAACTAGGCAAG GTTAAAAATCCCTGGCCCAACGTAGATGCTCATAGTGGTGTACTGTTGAACCACTTCGGTTTGACTGAGGCAAG ATATTTTACTGTTCTTTTTGGCGTCTCAAGGAGTATCGGGATTGGCTCTCag TTGATATGGGACCGAGCTCTTGGTCTGCCTCTTGAAAGGCCCAAGAGTGTTACGATGGAGTCACTTGAAAGTTACTGCAAGAAAGCAGCTTCCTGA